A stretch of DNA from Schizosaccharomyces osmophilus chromosome 2, complete sequence:
TTGCTATTACTTACTTGGCGAAGACATCATCTAAACAATAATGCAGAAATTTCGACACAAGATTTATCATACCTATCGCTAAGTGatatcttctttcttttttaaagaaagcaaCATTCAAGCTTGTCGAACACCAATacgacaaaaaaaattatcaGCATCGTGTTTTAGTTAGTGTATTCAAAATCAATGGAGAAACTAGGTAAACATTTTTGACAGCTCAGActgaaattacaaaatacTAGATGTATATTGCACTGTTTAGTAAAAATCTTCGagtcgattttttttttctctttattgCGAGTCTATTTTTTGTTAGCATTTCTCTCATACAAAAATTAGACAATTAGAAGTCCTGCATCTTGCCTACCATACGTTTTCGGAAGCGATGGAAGCCCTCGTAAAAGGAAAGCTTACCGCTGACAAATCTCATTACTAAGATGACGTAGGTAGAGATAAAGTTCCTAAGTATATGTATGGAGGCTGATTAACGAAACAGTAGTGGATTTCAACGCTTGTTTTTATCAAATATTTGCATACGTTTTTTAAGTTTTATGAACAGTACCATGTCAAATAACAGTCTTCCTCTCGAAAACAAAGTCGCCATCGTCACAGGAGGCTCCAGAGGTATCGGAGCAGGAATTGCTGAAACATTGGCAAGCCGTGGTGCCAAGGTTGCTATTACATTTGCCTCTGAAAGCAGTAAAGATGCAACGGAACAATTggtgaaaaagattaaGGATTTTGGCACTTCAGCAGATGCCATCACTATTCAAGCCGACTTGCGTGACATTGCAAGTGCTAAGCATATCGTCGATACTACTGTCAAAGCGTTTGGTCCCACCATTCATATTCTTGTTAATAATGCCGGAGTTGCTTATAAAGGAATTTCCATTGGAGATACATCTATTGAGGACTATAATAGTGTCTTTGATGTAAATGTTAGAGCGGTCTTTTTCATGGGAGAAGCCGTGGCACCCCATCTTCCCAATAAAGGTGGTAGAATCATCAACATTGGAAgcatttttggaagagaTTGTTTTGCTCAGTTTCCTCTATACTGTGCAAGTAAAGCAGCGATTGAAGGGTTCACAAGATGCTGGGCCGCTGAATTAGGTCCTAAAGGTCATACCGTCAATCAAGTCAACCCGGGTGCGGTGGAGACAGATATGCTAAGGGGAGGAGATAGCTCAGTAGCTAATGTGTTCAAAGATATGACTCCTATGGAAAACCGCTTTGGACAGCCTCAAGATATTGCAGACGTTGTTGCTTTCCTCAGTGATGAAAACGCCAGGTGGATCACCGGACAAACAATTTCAGCTTCCGGCGGTCTGAAAATGTACTAGTCTTGAAGAATGAGAAGAATAAACGAAGTGGAATTCAGAGCAGTAAAGCAAATATTTGTGCTGAATTTAGGTTTGGTGTGAAGTTTAGCATCAATCGAATGATAAGCTAAAGCCagaaataatgaaaattatGACAACTTAGAAATCCTACAGACCAATGTCCTGtcgctttttctttaagaacataattctttttcgaaACTCTCATGAATTGACAACAAACTACGTATAGCTTAgggaatattttttttttccaaaaagcgATTTTGGTTTATTCTGGAAATGCCTTCATCTATTTAGGCATTTCGAGGTTTACTTGCAAACTCTTGTCTTCAGGTATTTTAGATATCAAAAGTTGTAGATTAACTAAAAGTTTACAACTTAAAAATCCTTAGCAAACGCACAATCGTAGGTTAGCCCTATCTTAGTATACTTAGAATTAATAAATTGTTATCTTTAAATTAAGTGTCACAGACGAAGTCTCACTCGTTTTGAAAGtaagtattcagtggaaaagatgtatgtaataacaattcagtaaattgtatgtttgaATTAAATTGGATGCTTTTATACTACTTTAATTAAATAGCAATAGtttccagggatctgattcactcAACAAAGTTGTAAGaacaatttatttagtTAGATCAGTtaaatcttccaatctgaaggTTTGCCAGGtaatttgcatttttaaaatttgtaAGAAAGTCTTTGTCTAAAACtactttctttgtcttctttcaacTGTTTGTCTAAacagtttctttgtttaatCATTACATTCATGAACCCTTAATGTTATACAGTAATTCTATTATATTATCAGATATGTCGttacaaaagtaaatattcatttttgcaattgaaaattttataaattcaaAACTAAGGTTATAAAGAAGCTTACTAATActagaaagatatatatacctCTAGTTAAATGCTTAAATCTTTAGACTGGATTCAAATACAATTCCTCTTGAAATTGTAAATTAATTCccactgaatacttattctcataacaagtgagatCTCTTCTGTGACACCAGCTAAGATATCACAAATAGCGAGCAACGAGAAAGTAAAATGTCATACACCACTTGAATTTGAAGTAAATTGAAAGTTAGATAAGCTAGTTTAGAAGTACgttcgtaaaaaaaaaaaataaaaaataaactacTATCGTTgggttttttgaataaactTTAAGTTTTACTAGATAttcgtaaaaaaagaaaagataaaagtAATACTTTCGATTTCCCGCCTTAACgtaaaaattcttttcatatatTTAATGATACAGCTCAATTTAGAGGACCTAAGCAAACCGCCAGCAAGTTGTTGTAGAAAGAGAATAGTCAGCGCTCTATAAGTACAACTcttgcaaacaaaaagaattaaagtTACCCAGGAAGTGCTCAATATTGACGTTATGTATACTCGGTGCAAAACTAAATGAAGCCATTATTGCTAAATCTGGCcttcaaaaataatttaaagcAAATAATCTCAATTAAACATATCTTGTATCAAACTTAAAAGTATCGTAAGGCTGTTTAAGTTACGATCGTAAAGTGCCAAGCGCAATTAAGTAGTACTAGTGATTAGTTGATCGCCAAAGGCACCGTCTATAAATTAACTCCTAAAGATTGATATACAGTTATTATAGTGCTAGCGTTTATTATACCGCTTGAGAAAACGAGTAGAACCAGAATTACAAGCAAAATTATTTGTCCTTAATAAGTGTTAACATAAGAATTGGATTCAAGCCTTgagaaaaatttcaaagacAAACAAACTTACAATTTACACTAACATTACTGGAGTCTAAGTGTAAACTGCTACTTTATAGTCGAAATCTTCAGGTCGAGTGTTTTCTCTCTTATCGTTATTCTGTGACCCTTTTGTTAGCATCTCTCGTACAAAGGTTATACAAGTAAAGACCTGCACTTTCGCCTGTCACACCTTCTCGAAAGCGATAGAAGCCCCCgctcaaagaaaaatt
This window harbors:
- a CDS encoding 3-ketoacyl-acyl carrier protein reductase → MSNNSLPLENKVAIVTGGSRGIGAGIAETLASRGAKVAITFASESSKDATEQLVKKIKDFGTSADAITIQADLRDIASAKHIVDTTVKAFGPTIHILVNNAGVAYKGISIGDTSIEDYNSVFDVNVRAVFFMGEAVAPHLPNKGGRIINIGSIFGRDCFAQFPLYCASKAAIEGFTRCWAAELGPKGHTVNQVNPGAVETDMLRGGDSSVANVFKDMTPMENRFGQPQDIADVVAFLSDENARWITGQTISASGGLKMY